Genomic segment of Ficedula albicollis isolate OC2 chromosome 3, FicAlb1.5, whole genome shotgun sequence:
AGAAAACTAcaagatttttcagaaattttctgatTAAGAATTTTTAGCTACAATAACAAAGCATTTCTacgttttaaaaaaatatttactaaagTAAAGGGCATATTCTATACTTCCTGCACAAGACAAAGGCAACATTTTACTAGAAATATTAAATAGCCCCTCCCAACCTTTTCAGGCCCTCTGTTAAGTTGCACATGAAGTGCCAACATTAATTTTACTGTAAGGCTTTTTGTCTGGAGACATTAAAGACTTGTGTGCTTCTGTACAATTTAAAAGATCTTCTACATGAATAACCGGAGTAATGACTTGTAATATGGAGAGGTTCAGGTAACAGAAAAGTACAGATGCAGGGGTAAAAAGTTACTGTAATTCATAGTATTAAAAAGACAAGACTGTGCAAATCCTGATAATTCTAGTGCGATTGTGGGAGACAAAACATACAGTGAGCAGGCAAGACTACTTTAGAGGCCATATTCTTCAATATTGAAATGACTGTAGAAAAAAAGATAGTAAGGTCCAGATAAGCTGGTAGTTCTCACATCATCAGAACTATGctcattttaaggaaaaacatATAGCTGATATGCTGGGTATTTTGGCACCTAATCTCTCTACAGATTGATTTATTTTAGTACCCCAATTTTTAGTAGTTGAAACTAGGTCAGTAAGACTCAATGGCATGATTAAAGGATATTTGATCTGATAATTAATGAACAAGGAGACAGCTCAGAAACAGGGTACAGCAAAAACATTTACTGGGTCTCCAAATAGACAGATATTTATCTAAACATAGAAGTTGCATTTCTACTGAGCCTTTAGCCTAATAAATACTCCTAAGGAAGCTTCCTTTACTACTAAAAAATACCAGACTGATGTCTTTGGCATGCAGTCTGCTCAATTCTAGTTTCCATCCTTTATTCCCCAAGAAGTACTATAGGCTGTTGAGCTTTACTGAATACAACAATTATTTCGGTGACCATTGGAGTCTTTAAAGCGCAGACGCATCTTGGGGCGGTATTTCTCCAAGTACAGAAGTTGCTTGCTGTTGAAAGCTCCACGCCGCTTCCTAGAtggaaaaaagcagatttcaaaCAGAACATTAATCTACTGCCCAGTGAAATAATATCACCAaccagaggaaaatatttttaggtcACTTAAAAAAGCCACCTTTAAGTCAAGGCTGTAACCAAAGTAGGGATAATTGGAAGTTAAGTGCCAGGAAAGAGGGTGGTAGCTTCCTTTCACAAATACCTCACTGGACTACATGCTCAAAGGAATACATAGCATTTTAGACAGTGTTCTAGCCTATAATAACCAAAAGTCAGAGATTTTACATTAAGATCTTTAGAAGAAACTTCAAAAGGAAGCTATAGAGCACATACAAGATGGTCTTCTTGAGAGCTGAAGTTATTCATTCccttaaaataattatgaagAATATGACAATAGTAAAAAGTACATAAACATTTAAAGTCCCCATAATAAGATGCTGAATAGACATTtagctttgtttgttttctcaaacTGTATGTATGCAAAAGAAACTGACTGTTTGGAGTATGTACTGGCTTCCTATTCCTCATTTCATATAAAACCAGTACAAGCTGAATTTCATTCTTCAAAGGCCTGGCAATTATGCAAGAAGTATTTTGCTATTGTTCATAATGGATGCAGCTTCTTTTAAATATAGCTGAAAcctgagaaattaaaacattaagaCTAAAACTGTTCTCATCCAATTTACAtacactgattaaaaaaatccaaggaaataTTTGTCTTCAGTAGACCACCAAAAAAGACAAAGGTATTCTGCCTTtcatatgtaaaataaataaagagaacTCTGCAAATCTAACTGAAAGTTAGGGGGTTGCTTAATGgttgttctatttttttaaaacctcctCAAGTAATTATGTACAGATTCTGGTTTCAACAGAAGAACACCCATTCCACAGGTCCAAGTCCTACAACACTGACTGCATGCAGTACAATTTCAGATGTACTAATTAAGTACCttaccaacaaaaaaaaacaaaaaaaaaaaggcatcaaagACAAGAATAACATTCAGAATTTCCTTCAGTGCCCAAGGATGTATCCACATACTGAATCTTGGGAACAGCTATATGTTAGTGTTACACTTACTGTCTTATGAACTGCACTGCATCTTCGTACTTCATTCCACATTCTATCAGTGCAAGAGCAACTAAGACTGGAGCTCTGgttcaataaaaaaaatattttagtttagCTTTTGTCAAAGtacattcagaaaaacaatttactttgttttttgcaTCTATGATGTTTCTTcactgggaaagaagaaaaggcagaaagcatTTCTACATTCACTGAGACATAATATCACCTGGTTTTGAATTAGCCATTCTCATTAAATAGGGGTTTAAATTAACTCTGGTCAACCTTAGCTTCATTCATCTGACTTAAAGTACAGGAAAggacaacaaaaataaaaatgcaagtaaTCTTTAACCATTTGTTTCAAATCAATTGATTCTGAGGAAGAGTTGCACATAGGTTTTTATTCTCCAAAATGAATCATCATTAGAAGCAGTCAGGATGCCAAAGTGGAAGTCAGAAGAGGGGTTAAGTTCAGTAAGAACTGACGAATCTTAGAACTAGCGTCACAGGTTTCAGGAACAGATGTAATCTACAGGCTTCTGCAATCCTCTGAGGATTTCCTTGTTTGCCATGGTGTTCCTCCTCTGACAGAATCAATTTTCAGTTACAAAAGCTTGACTTAAATCAAACTCAAATACATTAGAAATTTAtgactcttaaaaaaaaccaacaaaaaacccaaaccaaaaccacaaaacaaacaaaaaaaccccccacaatACAAAACCTCATGCCACACACTAGCAAGAGACTTGTGCATATAGTAATAACTTTAAGTGGTTTCATACGTTcagggatttaaaagaaaacttacaTGACAGAAAGCTAGGACCATGTTTCAACTAATTAACTGTCCCGTTTTGAGGAAAACCAACCAGTATCATTCtaagcagcagaaaaggactTGTTTTGGTAACACTGATCACTACAGTGAACTTTGTTATGTGTGAAGCCATAATACACTGGATAAGCCAGGCTTATGGACAATAAGACCAAAAACACCCAGTTTATATCGGACATGCTGAAATCCATGGCTAGAATATAGCAACTCCTTTTTGAACAGATCTAGTTCCCAGGTAGTctagaacagcagaaaaaccaTTAGTATCTTACAACTGTTGGGACTCTATTCAAGATAGTGGCAGCAGACAGAAGGAACAGGACTAAGAGGAGAATATTTAGCATTAGCCCTAAAAATTTTCATGTAGCTTAAAAATGAGACAAACAATTTTGGGACTTTGGAAAACACTTTTCATCAGCCAGATAGATAGTGGATGAAAGCTGGTCTTGATGTACCAGAACCACCCACTTGTTTGCAGTTAATGGTTACAATGCCCTTGGTTCAAGGAGACTGGCAATACTCCTGACATGGAGAGAAAGCTAGCAAGtcacaaaaccccaaatccattagggaaaaacagacaaaaaaatctcagtggGGCATTCATCAATATACTCAGTACAAGAATGTACTTGTTCACTTAATTTTCTAGACTCTGTGAGAGCTGTGACCAAAGCATCATCTCTTGAGCTAAAAGTCTTTAATAAATACATGCAACAGTTTCCTGCCATCTTAACTACTTTTAAGTGTGAAGTCACTCCAATACTGGATACGTGACTATTTTACATTTGCCTCAAGTAAACTTTTGCACTAGATCTTAACAAGTCTGACCAGGGATGACTGTTCAACAAATCTTTAAAACTTCACCCACCTTCCAAGACCAGCAACACAGTGTACAGCAATACAACAACCAGGCTCTTCACGAAATTTAACTTTAAGGAGGTTTAGCCAATCATCAACAATCTGGTTGGATGGTGGAGCACCGTCATCAAAGGGCCAGTCCTAGGACACAGAATGACAAACACATAAAACCAGAATTCTTGTAAGCTCTATGCATaggcaaaaaaagaagagacaaaATGGACAAAGAGCTGACAGCTGAGGAAACCACCCAAATCTACAATTTTTTTAGTAGTCTAACTATAGCAATATTACAAATACATTCCTCTCTATCAATTTTCATTGATCACATGATTTAGCTCAAAactgaactttttttcctgacaagaAAAGGTACCTTCACATCTTTTTCCTCTACCAGTTGCTGGAATATACTCAAAGTTAATAAGGCGGTGTCAAAAAATGTTGATTTGAGGGAAGGGGGTAGAGTGACAAGGGATAGGCGTTGGTTTTGAACTCTGCTTCTAAACTACTTACCAAGACCTGAATGCCTTCTTTTTCCACCGGAGCAGTGTCATAAGTAGCTTCACACACTCTTACCACTGTGGTAACACCGTATTTCTTAAGTTCctacagagtgaaaaaaaagaaatgctgtaaGAATAAACTAGCTTCACTtaccatttaattttcttgataAACTAACTTAGTAACTCATTCCAAAATTTTAAGTAGCAAAATCATGCAAATGCTTGCCATCCTGCAAAgacacagaaaactgaaattactAAAAACTTGCATGTTAACACCAGATACTTTaggcttttctgaaagcatcaTCTTATGTGAAGACTACGTTTTGTTATGTTGGATCaggctttttgcttttaaagtcaGATCCTGATAAATATTGATTAATCAAGTAGTCAATCTCCAAAAGATCATTCATTTTAAAGGAACAGGAAGCTTCCTGATTTGCAAAGCTACATACTTTACTAAAAGCATTCTGAGCAAAGTTCAaatcttctccctctctctctctgcttaAACCAACAAGTTTATTAGACCACTTACTCTTAAGAGTTACAAGCATAGAACAATAAGTTATTCCAGTTCCTGAGCTGTCATGACAAAGTTTAGTTTTCCACTT
This window contains:
- the PTP4A1 gene encoding protein tyrosine phosphatase type IVA 1; the encoded protein is MARMNRPAPVEITYKNMRFLITHNPTNATLNKFIEELKKYGVTTVVRVCEATYDTAPVEKEGIQVLDWPFDDGAPPSNQIVDDWLNLLKVKFREEPGCCIAVHCVAGLGRAPVLVALALIECGMKYEDAVQFIRQKRRGAFNSKQLLYLEKYRPKMRLRFKDSNGHRNNCCIQ